TGTCTTTGTATTTAACCTCGACAGGCACATAGCCGCTTTCAGTCTCGATCAGCAGATCGACTTCCCGGCCGTCGACCGTACGCAGATGATAGAAATCAACGGGCAACTTCAGGTTCTGCGTCTGTTTAAAGATCTCCGCGATGATGGCGCCTTCGAATTCGGAACCCGTTGGGCGGGACCTGCGGTTGAGCAGTGCACGTTGGATGCCCGGATCGAGGAAGTGAATCTTCGCTGCCTTGGAAAGGCGTTTGTTCCGATTTCTGAACCACGGCTGTAGCTGGATGACCTGGTAACTGATTTCGAGGTAAGTGACGAAACGATTGATCGTCCTGTGCGTCACGCCGGCGAGACGGGCCAGTTCGCTGATATTCAGCAAACCGCCGGCCAAACCGCCCAATGCCCGCAACATGCGTACATAGGGTACCAGGTCCCGAAGGTTGGCCAGATCTCGAAGATCTCTTTGCAGATACGTTCGCAGGTAGTCCTGCAGCCATCCGTACCGGTCCTCCCGGGACAGCGTATTATCGGAAACTACCGGCATGCCCCCGTATTCCAAGTAGTGATCCAGGCAATCAACCGCTCTGGCGTATCGGTCGCTTTGCTGGGGTATTCCTGATACCAGAATACCAGGATCCCCGGATTCAAGGTACCGGACCAGGCGGGATTCCACGACGGGATCGTGCCAGGAATCGGTCATCATCTCCGGTATCGTAAGCGGATACAGTTCCATTATTGTGACGCGTCCAGCCAGGCTCTCCCGGATCTGATCCATCAACAGGATCTGGCTGGATCCAAGCAGAATGGAACGACTGTCGGGATACCGGTCGTACACTGCCTTGACGGATTCGACTATCGAAGGCGCCTTCTGGATTTCGTCCAGAATGACCCTGGGATAACGTTGATACCACTGCGCCGCCGACAGTGCCGTAAAGTCAGGGCGCACGATCGGGTCTTCGAGCGAGACGAAATCGTATTCAGGAAACCCGGCCTGCACCAACGTGGTCTTACCGGTCTGACGAGCACCTGTCAATGCGATCAGTCGTCCCAGGCGGGTGTCCGCCTTCTGTTTCATCAAGGACAGCACTGTCCTGTTTTTCATGTCACGAACTCTTTTTGGCGTTATATTATGCTCTTTATGATAAATAATACGCTATTATTATGACAAAGCAAGCAAATTTTACGTTAGAATGACTTGCGAGGCGATCAGAAGCTGTCGGTGGGAGGGGTAATCAAGTGTGGGAAATGGTTGTGGGAATCGGGGGATGCGTGCCAGGGAGTTCCGTGGGGGAACGGCACCGTGTTTTCCTGGAAACGACGAGATCGGCCCTGACGGTGATCGGTAATCAGTTATCCATCGTTGTCAACGACGCGTCCGTCCACGTTTTCAGCCTGATCGTCGTCCACCAGCTACCCGTCCGCGAGCTTCCCGTCTTCCAGATTCCCATCCGAAAGCTTCCCGTCTTCCATCTTACCGTCCGTCAGTTTCTGGATCGATCCGGGAATGGCATCGACCGGCGGAACCTCCGGGAGTTCCCGCGTGATGGGGACGTTCAAGTCGGAGAATCGTTGGGCGGAGGTAGCAACACGGGTATCCCATGATCCGACGCTCCGATTGTACCGCTCGATCGCCTGCCGAAGCGAATTGCCCACGTTGACGTAGTGCCCGGCAAAAACGGCCAGCCGGTCGTACATCTCCTTGCCCAGGTCGCTGATCTGCCGGGCGGTCTCCGCGACGCGGATCTGCTGCCAGGACATCTCCACGGCCTTGAGCAGCGCCAGCAGGGCCGGCGGCGTAACGATAACCACGTTTTTCTCGAGAGCCCGTTCCGTCAGCCCGGGTTCCCGTTCGATGGCGGGGAGGAAGGCAAACTCGGGCAGGACCATCACCACCATGTCCGGCGTCGAGGCCAGGACGCTCCAGTACTCCTTCTTTGCCAGGGAGTCCACGTGGCTTTTTACCTGGCTGACATGGCGGTCGAACGCGGCCGACCGGGTTTCGTCGTCGTCCGTCTCGAAGGCTTCCATGAGCGCCGTCAGTGACACCTTGGAATCGAGAATGACCGTCCGGTCCTGCGGCAGATGGACGATCACATCGGTTCGAATCCGTTCGCCTTCGCTGTCGAAGCTGTCCTGCACCGTGAAATCGATGTCCTTCCGAAGGCCCGAAAGCTCAAGGACCCGTTCGAGCTGCGTCTCCCCCCACCGGCCGCGCACGTCGGGCCGCTTGAGCGCGTTGGAAAGCGTCTGGGCCTCAGTGGCGAGTTCCTTGTTGGTCTGCATGAGGTTCAGCATCTGGGTGCGGAATTCACCGGCGTTTTCGGCCCGCGCCTTGTCCAGCGACTCGATCTTCTCCGACAGGGGCTTGACCAGTTTCTCGACGGCTTCCTGGCGCGCTTTGAGAGACTCCTCGGCGTTTGCCTTGAACGATTCCTGCTGCGACTTCAGGACCTCCGAGGACAAGGCCTTGAAGGTGTCCTTGAACCGCTTCTCCACCTCGTCGCGCTCGCCGAGGCGTTCCTCCGCGTTGGAGAGTTTCTGAAGCAGTTCGGCCCGTTCGACTTCCAGCTTCCGGACTTCCTCCAGCGACTTCCCCGCTTCGGCCAGTTGCTCGCGCACCACGCCCAGTTCGGTCTCCATGGCCGCCTTCTCGCCGCTGAGGGCGATGATCCGGCTGCTGTTTCTGAAGCTCCATACCAGCACGCCGGCCGCCAGCGCCAAGCAGGCCAGGAGTGCGATGAGCAATATGATCGTCAGTGTGTCCATGTGGATTAATAAGACACTAAGGAAGTGCCGTAGTCAAGCGGTCAGCATGGTCAGCATAGTCCGGCTACCGTTCTCCCGCCATCCATTCGGCCGAGACCCTGGCCAGCTCCTTCATGACGGGTTCGTCGGTGTTCCGCCGTTTCAATACCTTGAATCCATGATCCGCCGTATCCACGACGTGCAGCGTCGCGTTAGCCAGGTCGTCCACGACCGGCTGCAGCAGATCCAGGTCCGCCATCGAGTCCCGCTGGCCGGACAGGAACAGCATGGGCGCCTCGACCGCCTTCAGGTGTTCGGCACGCTCCGTGTTCTTCTTGCCCGCATGCAGGGGAAAAGCGTAGAACACGATGCCCCTCAGCCCTTCGACCGGTTCTCGGGCGCACGCCGTCGAGACCATCCGACCGCTCATTGAATGCCCGCCGGCGAACACCGGCAGCCCGTCGGCGCTTTCCTTCGCCGTTTCGATGGCCG
The Gemmatimonadota bacterium DNA segment above includes these coding regions:
- the rmuC gene encoding DNA recombination protein RmuC; this translates as MDTLTIILLIALLACLALAAGVLVWSFRNSSRIIALSGEKAAMETELGVVREQLAEAGKSLEEVRKLEVERAELLQKLSNAEERLGERDEVEKRFKDTFKALSSEVLKSQQESFKANAEESLKARQEAVEKLVKPLSEKIESLDKARAENAGEFRTQMLNLMQTNKELATEAQTLSNALKRPDVRGRWGETQLERVLELSGLRKDIDFTVQDSFDSEGERIRTDVIVHLPQDRTVILDSKVSLTALMEAFETDDDETRSAAFDRHVSQVKSHVDSLAKKEYWSVLASTPDMVVMVLPEFAFLPAIEREPGLTERALEKNVVIVTPPALLALLKAVEMSWQQIRVAETARQISDLGKEMYDRLAVFAGHYVNVGNSLRQAIERYNRSVGSWDTRVATSAQRFSDLNVPITRELPEVPPVDAIPGSIQKLTDGKMEDGKLSDGNLEDGKLADG
- a CDS encoding alpha/beta hydrolase; its protein translation is MPVDTREMKFISTEEKGEVSAILAKPGGSSGAGGSDGPAAAHALLVLGHGSGTNMRHRFMEELSGALNEAGVATFRFNYPYSEKGGGGMDGEKVRLATVRAAIETAKESADGLPVFAGGHSMSGRMVSTACAREPVEGLRGIVFYAFPLHAGKKNTERAEHLKAVEAPMLFLSGQRDSMADLDLLQPVVDDLANATLHVVDTADHGFKVLKRRNTDEPVMKELARVSAEWMAGER
- a CDS encoding ATP-binding protein — encoded protein: MKNRTVLSLMKQKADTRLGRLIALTGARQTGKTTLVQAGFPEYDFVSLEDPIVRPDFTALSAAQWYQRYPRVILDEIQKAPSIVESVKAVYDRYPDSRSILLGSSQILLMDQIRESLAGRVTIMELYPLTIPEMMTDSWHDPVVESRLVRYLESGDPGILVSGIPQQSDRYARAVDCLDHYLEYGGMPVVSDNTLSREDRYGWLQDYLRTYLQRDLRDLANLRDLVPYVRMLRALGGLAGGLLNISELARLAGVTHRTINRFVTYLEISYQVIQLQPWFRNRNKRLSKAAKIHFLDPGIQRALLNRRSRPTGSEFEGAIIAEIFKQTQNLKLPVDFYHLRTVDGREVDLLIETESGYVPVEVKYKDRVSHRDARHLRRLDEILDKPVLQALVLSNDPHIRDLGDGVMGIPAGWALGG